A region of Bacteroidia bacterium DNA encodes the following proteins:
- a CDS encoding gliding motility-associated C-terminal domain-containing protein, translating to MRPILFLLSLMLLISISTFGQIGLDTYSVTRTTGITYTSISGTGTAVTTWKNGGDIDNNLSTAITIPFSFPYDGGSHTSVLISLNGFLTFNTATNADGADIPACGTPEPYAWDNSNFTYTGTLGSSQAVAAFYNDLVCANAGALNSSIYYSTTGSAPNRIFTVQWTNMYNYIACNDNSCTETPGSLNFQIKLYETSGNIEFVYGPTMTQTTYSCGSGSCSVDETYTSGLNSNSISSTPTINQLITQQSANTSTFNNNASNNLTTLPAANSRITFTRTAPPAAVSLPSSVTNNFPANGATNQCLNTILSWKEGNDNPTGFDIYFGTAANPPLVVSNSPETYYNPGPLTINTTYYWKIVPRNAIGVGTSFTIYSFSTSYGDVQPTEILLSGIGFLESHVADGTDALGRPLYYNTYAVCRDEVGIGTLTPQNYYLSSGSSLNWTNPIIICGVLDALTCENALPNSDLFSGSCDVTSQTPAITLTALLAAIMSNALCPGEDPYIEYNVFTRGCNNNIGCTKVRFHILPDPEPGVVQNTGQTICSGGDPSVIGFSTLPDQNYGSFNYQWYSYNGNTSAPTGSSVPVGWNLIPGASGSNSVYYEPFLTAPTVPTGWAYTSIGVNSSCYGLNAPAAEFNATNDRVTTALYASPVTNLSFRYGATSYVIGATSSLRLEAWNGSSWVLVNNYTGLNGDIIFGCNALSGNFNFTLAQNYLQFRWTSTRPTFPLTGPILILDDVNITVGVLPTYDPPAGLGSTTTYACLINPISGSSGFCANTLWADQQWVVTVSPGPAAPAVTSPVNYCQNAVAGQLSATGSGLLWYTTATGGTGSGTAPTPSTTTVGTTSYWVSQTTTCEGPRAQITVNINSNVTPTFNSYGPYCVGATPASLPASSINGITGTWSPAAINTGSAGTSSYTFTPTAGLCATTATISVTINSSVTPTFTQLGPYCLGQSPDAFQLTSTNGITGTWSPTTINTSVNGTATYTFTPDGSTCAVSTTMDITTNSATANAGADQAICSGNSITLNASGGTSYSWSGGISQGVPFTPAGTGNLTYTVTVTDANLCTASDQVTVTVYTLPPADAGTDLLICPGGQATLNASGGTSYIWDNGVQQGIPFTPATTGTTTYTVTVTDANSCTAIDSVHVTMDNIVANAGTDQIICSGQTVTLTATGGDSYQWDNGVAQGVPFTPSGTLTYTVTVTVASACSATDQVQITVNPSPTADAGIDQAICLGNNVTLTATGGVLYSWSNGVLQGVAFTPSLSGNTTYTVTVTGANSCTSTDQVVVTANALPNADAGLPQTACIGQQISLTATGGNSYVWDNGVVQSVLFVPANIGITTYHVTVTDGNSCSAIDSVNVTVNNIIANAGNDQTVCFGQSVTLTATGGTTYNWDNSITQGIPFSPGVIGITTYTVTVTDANSCTATDQVDVTVNISPSANAGTDQNICIGQTVTLTATGGITYTWDNGILQGVLFTPSAIGTTTYTVTVTGANGCTATDQVLVNLNASPTPQITGTLTVCQGYTMNYSTTNINGHIYTWSITNGTPATATSATVAVTWGNSTTGTLHLTETIASASCSASDSEVVVIHETPVAIASNDATVCHGTGITINASSSTGTPPLYYTWNQSLGTGAVQNINPTVSTVYTVTVSNTDNCATVDSVVVTVYSIPQFSLASTNATCDDYKDGTATATITTATQPIALLWSNGATVANLTQIGVGVYYLTLTDGTGCATIDSVVVGSLDQFNCLEIPTLFSPNADGKNDKFEIKHINLYPLAKVEIYNRWGNLLYKSDNYANPSNWWDGTWKGKELPMGSYVFILTLSPDMDPIQGVVSIVK from the coding sequence ATGAGACCCATTTTATTTTTATTAAGTTTAATGTTGTTAATTTCAATATCAACATTTGGCCAGATTGGTTTAGACACCTATAGTGTTACAAGAACTACAGGAATTACTTACACAAGTATTTCTGGAACAGGAACTGCAGTTACTACATGGAAGAATGGTGGTGACATAGATAACAACCTGAGTACCGCAATTACAATTCCATTTAGCTTTCCTTACGATGGAGGATCGCATACTTCGGTATTAATTAGTTTAAATGGTTTTTTAACTTTTAATACTGCAACAAATGCAGATGGAGCAGATATACCAGCTTGCGGAACACCAGAACCATATGCCTGGGATAATTCAAATTTTACTTATACCGGAACATTAGGCTCAAGTCAAGCTGTTGCAGCCTTTTATAACGATCTTGTATGTGCTAATGCAGGTGCATTAAATTCCAGTATATATTATTCTACTACGGGATCTGCGCCTAATAGAATTTTTACGGTTCAATGGACTAATATGTATAATTATATTGCATGCAATGATAATTCATGTACTGAAACTCCCGGAAGTCTAAATTTTCAGATTAAATTATATGAAACAAGTGGGAATATTGAATTTGTTTATGGTCCAACAATGACTCAAACTACTTATTCATGTGGAAGTGGGTCATGTTCAGTAGATGAAACTTACACCTCCGGACTAAATTCAAATTCAATCAGCTCAACCCCTACAATAAATCAATTAATAACACAACAAAGTGCAAATACTTCTACGTTTAATAATAACGCTTCAAATAATTTAACAACCTTACCCGCTGCAAACTCAAGAATTACATTTACAAGAACAGCACCACCAGCTGCTGTAAGTTTACCATCATCAGTTACAAATAACTTTCCTGCAAACGGAGCAACAAACCAATGCTTAAATACTATTCTTTCATGGAAAGAAGGAAATGATAATCCTACAGGGTTCGACATATATTTTGGTACCGCAGCAAATCCGCCATTAGTTGTTAGTAATAGCCCTGAGACATATTACAATCCTGGCCCTCTAACAATAAACACAACTTACTATTGGAAAATTGTTCCAAGAAATGCAATTGGTGTTGGAACTTCATTTACAATTTATTCTTTCTCTACTTCATATGGAGATGTTCAACCTACCGAAATTTTATTATCAGGAATTGGTTTTCTTGAGTCGCATGTGGCAGATGGAACAGATGCTTTAGGTCGTCCATTATATTATAACACTTATGCAGTTTGCAGAGATGAAGTAGGAATAGGGACTTTAACTCCGCAGAACTACTATTTATCATCAGGTTCTTCATTAAACTGGACAAACCCAATAATAATTTGTGGTGTGTTAGATGCACTTACCTGCGAAAACGCTTTGCCAAATTCTGATTTATTTTCGGGCAGTTGCGATGTTACTTCTCAAACTCCTGCAATTACTTTAACCGCATTATTAGCTGCTATAATGAGCAATGCATTATGCCCCGGCGAAGATCCATATATTGAGTATAATGTTTTTACAAGAGGATGTAACAACAATATTGGTTGTACAAAAGTAAGATTTCACATACTACCAGATCCTGAACCAGGAGTAGTACAAAATACCGGACAAACAATATGCAGTGGAGGTGATCCTTCTGTCATTGGTTTTTCAACTTTACCGGATCAGAATTATGGCTCTTTTAATTATCAATGGTATTCATACAATGGCAACACCTCTGCACCAACCGGAAGTTCTGTACCTGTTGGCTGGAATTTAATTCCGGGAGCCAGCGGATCAAATTCAGTTTATTATGAACCTTTCTTAACTGCACCAACAGTTCCAACCGGATGGGCTTATACATCAATAGGTGTAAATTCTTCATGTTACGGATTAAATGCACCTGCAGCAGAATTTAATGCAACAAATGACAGAGTAACTACTGCATTATATGCAAGTCCTGTTACAAATTTATCATTCAGATATGGCGCAACGTCATATGTGATTGGTGCAACCTCAAGCTTAAGGCTTGAAGCATGGAATGGAAGTTCATGGGTACTTGTCAATAACTATACAGGATTAAATGGTGATATCATTTTTGGTTGTAATGCTTTGTCAGGAAATTTTAACTTCACTTTAGCTCAAAATTATTTACAATTTCGCTGGACAAGTACAAGACCCACTTTTCCACTAACCGGTCCTATTCTAATTCTGGATGATGTAAATATTACAGTAGGTGTACTACCAACTTATGATCCACCTGCCGGATTAGGTTCCACAACAACATACGCATGTTTAATCAATCCTATTTCAGGCTCGTCTGGATTCTGTGCAAACACATTATGGGCTGATCAGCAATGGGTAGTTACAGTTAGCCCTGGACCAGCTGCACCAGCAGTTACTTCACCAGTAAATTATTGTCAGAATGCTGTTGCTGGTCAATTATCAGCTACAGGATCAGGCTTACTATGGTATACAACAGCAACCGGGGGAACAGGAAGTGGAACTGCCCCAACACCATCAACAACAACAGTAGGAACAACAAGTTATTGGGTTTCACAAACTACAACCTGTGAAGGACCGCGAGCACAAATCACAGTAAATATAAATTCTAATGTTACTCCAACATTTAACTCATATGGACCATATTGTGTTGGAGCTACTCCAGCATCATTACCGGCATCTTCTATAAATGGAATAACCGGAACATGGTCTCCAGCAGCTATTAATACCGGTTCAGCCGGAACTTCATCATATACATTTACTCCAACTGCCGGATTATGTGCTACAACTGCAACAATTTCTGTGACTATTAATTCAAGTGTAACACCAACATTCACCCAATTAGGTCCATATTGTTTGGGACAAAGTCCAGATGCATTTCAATTAACTTCAACAAATGGGATTACAGGAACATGGAGCCCCACCACAATTAACACTAGTGTTAATGGCACTGCAACATATACGTTCACCCCAGATGGAAGCACATGTGCTGTTTCAACAACAATGGATATAACAACCAACTCAGCAACTGCAAATGCTGGTGCAGATCAGGCAATTTGTTCTGGCAATAGCATAACTTTAAATGCTTCAGGAGGCACATCATACAGCTGGTCAGGTGGTATTTCACAAGGAGTACCTTTTACACCTGCAGGAACAGGAAATTTAACATATACAGTAACAGTTACAGATGCTAACTTATGTACTGCTTCTGACCAAGTAACAGTTACAGTTTATACCCTTCCTCCTGCTGATGCAGGAACAGACTTATTGATATGTCCCGGGGGTCAGGCAACTTTGAATGCTTCTGGAGGAACATCATATATCTGGGATAATGGAGTACAACAAGGAATCCCTTTTACACCTGCAACAACTGGCACAACAACTTACACTGTAACAGTAACTGATGCAAACTCATGCACCGCTATAGATTCAGTGCACGTTACTATGGATAACATTGTAGCTAATGCAGGAACAGATCAAATAATATGTTCAGGTCAAACAGTTACTCTTACAGCAACCGGTGGAGATTCATACCAATGGGACAATGGGGTAGCTCAGGGAGTGCCATTTACTCCTTCAGGCACATTAACATATACAGTAACTGTAACAGTTGCAAGTGCATGTTCAGCTACAGATCAGGTTCAGATAACAGTAAATCCAAGCCCAACAGCAGATGCCGGAATAGATCAGGCAATATGCCTTGGGAATAATGTTACATTAACAGCAACAGGAGGGGTTTTATACTCATGGTCAAATGGAGTTTTGCAAGGTGTTGCATTTACTCCATCTTTATCTGGAAACACTACTTATACAGTAACTGTTACTGGAGCAAACTCATGTACCTCAACAGATCAGGTTGTAGTAACCGCGAATGCACTACCAAACGCAGATGCCGGTTTGCCTCAGACAGCCTGTATTGGGCAACAAATAAGCCTTACAGCAACCGGAGGTAATTCATACGTTTGGGATAACGGAGTTGTGCAATCTGTTTTATTTGTACCTGCAAATATTGGAATAACAACTTACCATGTAACAGTTACTGACGGTAATTCATGTTCTGCAATTGATTCGGTTAATGTTACAGTAAATAATATTATCGCAAATGCTGGTAATGATCAAACAGTTTGTTTCGGACAATCAGTTACACTTACAGCAACCGGTGGAACAACATACAATTGGGACAATAGTATAACTCAAGGAATTCCTTTCAGTCCTGGTGTTATTGGAATAACAACATACACAGTTACCGTTACAGATGCAAATTCCTGCACAGCAACCGATCAGGTAGATGTAACAGTAAATATTTCACCATCTGCAAATGCCGGAACTGATCAGAATATTTGTATAGGTCAAACGGTAACATTAACAGCAACAGGTGGAATTACTTATACATGGGATAATGGAATTCTGCAAGGTGTTTTATTTACTCCTTCCGCAATTGGCACAACTACATATACTGTAACTGTAACAGGTGCAAACGGATGTACAGCAACTGATCAGGTTCTTGTAAACTTAAACGCTTCACCTACCCCACAAATTACCGGAACACTCACAGTTTGTCAGGGATATACAATGAACTATTCAACTACAAATATTAATGGCCATATTTACACCTGGTCGATAACAAACGGTACTCCTGCAACAGCAACATCTGCAACCGTAGCTGTAACTTGGGGAAATAGCACAACAGGTACTCTTCATTTAACAGAAACTATTGCTTCAGCATCATGCTCGGCAAGTGACAGTGAAGTAGTAGTTATACATGAAACCCCTGTTGCAATAGCATCAAATGATGCGACTGTTTGTCATGGAACAGGAATTACTATTAACGCAAGTTCAAGTACAGGAACACCTCCTTTATACTATACCTGGAACCAAAGTTTAGGTACAGGTGCAGTGCAGAATATTAATCCTACTGTAAGTACCGTTTATACTGTTACAGTTTCAAACACGGACAATTGTGCAACTGTTGACAGTGTTGTTGTGACAGTTTATTCCATACCTCAGTTTTCACTTGCCTCAACAAATGCAACATGCGACGATTATAAAGACGGAACTGCGACTGCAACAATCACAACTGCAACACAACCAATTGCATTATTGTGGTCAAACGGTGCAACTGTTGCTAACCTTACTCAAATCGGTGTTGGTGTTTACTATCTAACTTTAACAGACGGTACCGGTTGTGCAACCATTGACTCTGTAGTAGTAGGAAGCTTAGATCAATTTAATTGTTTAGAAATTCCGACTTTATTCTCACCTAACGCAGATGGCAAAAACGATAAATTTGAAATAAAACATATAAATCTTTATCCTTTAGCTAAAGTTGAAATATATAACAGATGGGGTAATTTGCTTTACAAATCTGACAACTATGCTAATCCTAGTAACTGGTGGGATGGAACCTGGAAAGGGAAAGAATTACCAATGGGATCATATGTTTTTATCCTGACATTATCTCCTGATATGGATCCGATACAAGGGGTTGTGAGTATTGTTAAATAA
- the glmM gene encoding phosphoglucosamine mutase: MPLIKSISGIRGTIGGATGDNLTPFDILRFTTAYGQWVKEQSKSKTITVVVGRDARISGPMVSNIVIGTLTGCGINVIDLGLASTPTVEMAVIYEKASGGIIITASHNPKQWNALKLLNNKGEFLPDDDGKKVLKYADNNSPKYSEVEKLGSVTIINNYNKKHIDKILALPLVNKKAIAGAKFTILVDGINSVGSVAVKELLTALKVKKIIEINNIPNGIFAHNPEPLPENLIETINKTVKSKADLGIVVDPDVDRLAFICEDGTFFGEEYTLVSISDYVLSKTPGNTVSNLSSSRALKVITEKHKGKYTASAVGEVNVVKKMKDTKAIIGGEGNGGVIYPELHYGRDALVGIALFLSQLAISKLKCSELRKTFPDYFISKNKIELKKGIDTDKIIKDMHKKYSKLPCLTVDGLRIDFENEWVHLRKSNTEPIIRIYAESASIKNADKLAKKIIKEIEEISKS; encoded by the coding sequence ATGCCATTAATTAAATCAATTTCAGGAATACGCGGAACCATTGGTGGAGCCACAGGCGACAACCTTACTCCTTTTGATATACTACGATTTACAACAGCTTACGGACAATGGGTAAAAGAACAGTCAAAATCAAAAACAATTACTGTTGTTGTTGGTCGCGATGCAAGAATTTCGGGACCTATGGTTTCAAACATTGTAATAGGTACACTTACAGGCTGTGGAATAAATGTAATTGATTTAGGTTTAGCATCAACTCCTACTGTTGAAATGGCAGTTATATATGAAAAAGCATCGGGTGGAATTATTATTACTGCAAGCCATAACCCAAAACAATGGAATGCATTAAAACTTTTAAATAACAAAGGAGAATTTCTTCCTGATGATGACGGAAAAAAAGTTTTAAAATATGCAGATAACAATTCACCTAAATATAGCGAAGTTGAAAAATTAGGTTCCGTAACAATAATTAATAATTACAACAAAAAACACATAGATAAAATTCTTGCATTGCCTCTGGTAAATAAAAAAGCAATTGCCGGAGCAAAGTTTACTATACTTGTTGACGGAATAAATTCGGTAGGCTCTGTTGCTGTTAAAGAATTACTAACTGCTTTAAAAGTAAAAAAGATTATTGAAATTAACAATATACCCAATGGTATTTTTGCACATAACCCTGAGCCACTTCCCGAGAATTTAATTGAAACAATAAATAAAACAGTTAAGTCAAAAGCAGATTTAGGAATTGTTGTTGACCCTGATGTTGACCGCCTTGCATTTATTTGCGAAGACGGGACTTTCTTTGGTGAAGAATATACCTTAGTTTCTATTTCTGATTATGTACTTTCAAAAACTCCGGGGAATACTGTATCTAACTTAAGTTCTTCAAGAGCATTAAAAGTAATAACAGAAAAACACAAGGGGAAATATACCGCTTCTGCAGTTGGAGAAGTGAACGTTGTTAAAAAAATGAAAGATACCAAAGCAATAATTGGTGGCGAAGGTAACGGAGGCGTAATTTACCCAGAACTACATTATGGTCGTGATGCTTTGGTGGGAATTGCTCTTTTTCTAAGCCAACTTGCAATCAGTAAATTAAAATGTTCGGAATTAAGAAAAACATTTCCCGATTATTTTATCTCTAAAAACAAAATAGAACTAAAAAAAGGCATTGATACTGATAAGATCATCAAAGATATGCATAAGAAATATTCAAAATTACCTTGTTTAACAGTAGATGGATTAAGAATAGATTTTGAAAACGAATGGGTGCATCTTAGAAAATCTAATACCGAACCAATTATCAGAATTTATGCTGAATCCGCTTCAATAAAAAATGCCGATAAACTTGCAAAAAAAATAATAAAGGAAATAGAAGAAATTTCAAAATCATAA
- the amrS gene encoding AmmeMemoRadiSam system radical SAM enzyme, giving the protein MKPGYKEALYWHSVTNGIKCKLCPHECLIKTGNHGICKTRININNVLFTKAFGNICSASIDPIEKKPLFHFLPSSKTFSFAIEGCTFHCLNCQNFSISQKEPEEISKYNFTPSEIVKFAIKNNCTSISFTYSEPVVFYEFMLETAKQAKQSGIRTVMVSNGYINKLPLEELSQFIDAANIDLKCFDENIYKKLTGGKLSAVLETIKTLKEKGVWLEITNLIIPEWTDNIGSIKEMCKWLFKNNLSEVPLHFSRFYPTFKLINLPPTNTDILLKAVDIAKQEGLKYVYLGNIMNNDNEDTHCYSCNKSLVKRNYFTITENLIENGKCIYCDNLISGIWE; this is encoded by the coding sequence TTGAAACCAGGTTACAAAGAGGCTTTATACTGGCACAGTGTTACAAATGGAATAAAGTGTAAACTTTGTCCTCACGAATGCCTTATTAAAACGGGAAATCATGGTATTTGCAAAACCCGAATTAATATTAACAACGTATTATTTACTAAAGCATTTGGAAATATCTGTTCTGCAAGTATTGATCCTATAGAGAAAAAACCGTTATTTCATTTTTTACCATCATCAAAAACATTTTCATTTGCAATAGAGGGTTGTACTTTTCATTGTCTTAATTGTCAGAATTTTTCTATTTCACAAAAAGAGCCGGAAGAAATTTCAAAATATAATTTTACTCCTTCAGAAATAGTAAAGTTTGCAATAAAAAATAATTGTACATCTATTTCATTTACATATTCCGAGCCAGTTGTTTTTTATGAATTCATGCTGGAGACCGCAAAACAAGCCAAACAAAGTGGAATAAGAACAGTAATGGTTTCAAACGGATATATTAACAAATTACCATTAGAAGAACTTTCACAATTTATTGACGCAGCAAACATTGATTTAAAATGTTTTGATGAAAATATTTACAAAAAACTTACAGGCGGAAAATTAAGTGCAGTTTTAGAAACAATAAAAACATTAAAAGAAAAGGGAGTCTGGTTAGAAATAACAAATTTAATAATACCTGAATGGACTGACAATATTGGCTCTATAAAAGAAATGTGCAAATGGCTTTTTAAAAATAATTTATCAGAAGTACCATTACATTTTAGTAGATTTTATCCTACATTTAAATTAATTAACCTCCCTCCTACTAATACTGATATACTTTTAAAAGCAGTTGATATTGCAAAACAAGAAGGGTTAAAATATGTATATCTAGGAAATATCATGAATAACGATAATGAAGATACACATTGTTACAGTTGCAATAAATCTTTAGTTAAAAGAAATTATTTTACAATTACAGAAAATTTAATCGAAAACGGGAAGTGCATTTATTGTGACAATTTAATTTCCGGGATATGGGAGTAA
- a CDS encoding glucosaminidase domain-containing protein — translation MNYSVIKYILFLLCLNTQLFVIAQQKRITRAEYISTYSDWAIREMKRTGIPASITLAQGCLESDDGNSWLAREANNHFGIKCHTWDGEKVYKDDDAKNECFRKYSSAKESFDDHGDFLVKTKRYAALFQLSSTDYKGWAKGLKEAGYATNPKYPEHLIKIIEDNKLYEIDKGIKFNASKKDSTQTKQKRKTGDIDNFAITSLGREIKLHNRIKYITAKSGDSFDAIAKELDMFTWELLKYNDLTRDSVLRINQILYIQPKRNKAEFGKDTHIVKPGETINSISQFYGIKIKKLLIKNNLNPSDSVKTGDVLNLRKRKMPDKK, via the coding sequence ATGAACTATAGTGTAATAAAGTACATACTTTTTCTTCTTTGCCTTAACACACAGTTATTTGTTATAGCACAACAAAAAAGAATAACCCGTGCAGAATATATTTCAACATATAGTGATTGGGCAATAAGAGAAATGAAAAGAACAGGTATTCCTGCAAGTATTACTTTAGCACAGGGCTGCCTTGAATCAGATGACGGTAACAGCTGGCTTGCACGCGAAGCGAATAATCATTTTGGTATTAAATGTCACACCTGGGATGGTGAAAAAGTATATAAAGATGATGATGCAAAAAATGAATGCTTTAGAAAATATTCGAGTGCAAAAGAGTCATTTGATGATCACGGTGATTTTTTGGTAAAAACTAAAAGATACGCTGCATTGTTTCAATTAAGTTCAACTGATTATAAAGGTTGGGCAAAAGGATTAAAAGAAGCAGGTTATGCCACAAATCCCAAATATCCCGAGCATTTAATTAAAATAATTGAAGACAACAAACTTTACGAAATAGATAAAGGAATAAAATTCAATGCTTCCAAAAAGGACAGCACTCAAACCAAACAGAAAAGAAAAACAGGCGACATAGATAACTTTGCAATAACATCATTAGGTCGTGAAATAAAATTACATAACAGAATAAAATATATTACTGCAAAATCAGGTGATAGCTTTGATGCGATTGCAAAAGAACTTGATATGTTTACATGGGAATTATTAAAATATAATGATCTTACCCGCGATTCTGTTTTACGAATAAATCAGATTTTATACATTCAGCCAAAACGAAATAAAGCAGAATTTGGAAAAGATACACATATAGTAAAACCTGGCGAAACAATAAACAGCATTTCACAATTTTATGGAATAAAAATCAAGAAGCTTTTGATTAAAAATAATCTTAATCCATCAGATAGTGTAAAAACTGGAGATGTTCTTAATTTAAGAAAACGGAAAATGCCCGATAAAAAATAA
- a CDS encoding LysE family transporter, with amino-acid sequence MGIMIFIKGIILGFSASLPLGPIGLICIQKTLNKGRWAGMVSGAGAATSDTFFAIIAAFGISFISDFIEQQQFVLRIVGSAILILLGLRIFLTNPAIQIRKQKFKKNNLLADFISIFFLTLSNPVTVFVFGAVFASSGLIKVQNSFFDLVLLVVGVFVGAMFWWLILVNFVNLFRSKFRLKRLWWINKITGAVIVLFGLFVLVATIFFKI; translated from the coding sequence ATGGGAATAATGATTTTTATAAAGGGGATTATTTTAGGTTTTTCGGCCTCGTTACCTCTTGGCCCTATTGGTCTTATTTGCATTCAAAAAACACTAAATAAAGGTCGTTGGGCAGGTATGGTTTCTGGTGCAGGGGCAGCTACATCTGATACTTTTTTTGCAATTATTGCTGCTTTTGGAATAAGCTTTATTTCTGATTTTATAGAACAGCAACAATTTGTTTTAAGAATAGTTGGAAGTGCAATTCTTATTTTATTAGGACTAAGAATATTTTTAACAAATCCTGCAATACAAATCAGAAAACAAAAATTTAAAAAGAATAATCTTTTAGCCGACTTTATTTCAATATTCTTCTTAACACTGTCAAATCCTGTAACTGTATTTGTTTTTGGAGCAGTGTTTGCGAGTTCGGGTTTAATTAAAGTTCAAAATAGTTTTTTTGATTTAGTTCTTTTAGTTGTTGGAGTTTTTGTGGGTGCAATGTTTTGGTGGTTAATACTTGTAAACTTTGTTAACTTATTTCGATCAAAATTCCGGTTAAAACGATTGTGGTGGATTAATAAAATTACCGGTGCTGTAATTGTACTTTTTGGATTATTTGTGCTCGTTGCAACAATCTTCTTTAAAATTTAG
- a CDS encoding ABC transporter ATP-binding protein codes for MIEAIDIKKSFGDFQVLKGINLKIEKGEIVSIVGASGAGKTTLLQILGTLSRPDSGKVIMNNTEISKLNERQLAKFRNQNIGFVFQFHHLLPEFTALENICIPGFIAHKPRHEVEHRAHEILGFLNLNDRAKHKPKELSGGENQRVAIARALVNNPEIVLADEPTGNLDTANTQEFFSLLLSLRERFNQTFVIVTHNTELANVSDRIFVMRDGQIIDEVTSIQSTLHL; via the coding sequence ATGATTGAAGCAATAGATATAAAAAAGTCATTTGGCGATTTTCAGGTTTTAAAAGGCATTAACCTTAAAATTGAGAAAGGCGAAATTGTTTCTATAGTTGGTGCCAGTGGTGCCGGAAAAACAACTTTGCTTCAAATTCTGGGCACATTAAGCCGTCCTGATAGTGGCAAAGTAATCATGAACAACACAGAAATCTCAAAATTAAACGAACGTCAACTTGCTAAATTCAGAAATCAGAACATTGGATTTGTATTTCAGTTTCATCACCTTCTTCCGGAATTTACAGCATTAGAAAATATTTGCATTCCCGGTTTTATAGCACACAAACCACGACATGAAGTTGAACACAGAGCACATGAAATACTGGGGTTTTTAAATTTAAACGACAGAGCAAAACATAAACCTAAAGAACTTTCGGGTGGAGAAAACCAAAGAGTTGCTATTGCAAGAGCATTGGTAAATAACCCAGAAATTGTATTAGCCGATGAACCTACGGGCAATTTAGACACTGCCAATACTCAGGAATTTTTTAGTTTACTTTTATCGCTTCGCGAAAGATTTAATCAGACATTTGTTATTGTAACACATAACACAGAATTAGCAAATGTATCCGACAGAATCTTTGTAATGCGCGATGGACAAATTATTGACGAAGTAACAAGTATTCAAAGTACTTTACATTTGTAG